One window from the genome of Nicotiana tomentosiformis chromosome 5, ASM39032v3, whole genome shotgun sequence encodes:
- the LOC104118650 gene encoding uncharacterized protein, which translates to MLWDYIDELERTNPGSSIHVKLTENEIANKPYIFQRIYICFAACKEGFNPGCRKIVGVDGYWLKSPMYGTQLLAAVGLDANNNIFPIAYAIVEKETHDTWSWFLNYLSVDLEIGDHGGWTFMSDKQKGLLEAFNDVLPFVSHRFCVRYLYGNFRRAIFSGFSIRNVLWAAAKATTVKFFHDRMSDLLNLDADAVSWLNTNHQVNGLDFTSIQMLSVISC; encoded by the exons ATGTTGTGGGACTACATCGATGAGCTTGAAAGGACAAATCCAGGTAGTTCGATTCATGTgaaattaacagaaaatgaaaTAGCTAACAAGCCATATATATTTCAGAGAATTTATATATGCTTTGCTGCTTGTAAGGAAGGCTTCAATCCCGGTTGTAGAAAGATAGTTGGTGTAGATGGTTATTGGTTAAAGAGCCCGATGTATGGAACTCAATTGTTAGCGGCAGTTGGACTTGATGCTAATAATAACATATTCCCAATAGCATATGCAATTGTTGAAAAGGAAACACATGATACATGGTCATGGTTTTTGAACTACTTGTCTGTTGATTTGGAGATTGGTGATCATGGTGGTTGGACCTTCATGTCAGATAAGCAAAAAG gTCTTCTTGAAGCATTTAACGATGTGTTGCCATTCGTCAGTCATAGATTCTGCGTGAGATACCTCTATGGTAATTTCAGGAGGGCTATCTTTAGTGGTTTCTCTATAAGGAATGTGCTTTGGGCTGCTGCAAAGGCTACGACGGTGAAGTTCTTTCATGATCGCATGTCTGACCTTTTAAACTTAGATGCAGATGCTGTTTCTTGGTTAAATACAAACCACCAAGTGAATGGTCTAGATTTCACTTCAATCCAAATGCTAAGTGTGATATCTTGTTGA